In the Thermococcus sp. MAR1 genome, one interval contains:
- a CDS encoding NADH-quinone oxidoreductase subunit C — MDMNEKPKVEEKVEEQKNEVPEVTPKLPDTREGKLVAEVLEKAPYAEGSVRRRKRVEFKVPAERIKEFLELASEKFEMLIQISVVDWLKEGEFELVYQLWSVSESVHAFVRTRIPRENAKMPTVMDIWPVAETYEREAHEFFGIIFEGNPRLGPFILEPREYEKHPLRKDFNMIGYVKTIYGEDFDRYDESKTNYVI, encoded by the coding sequence ATGGATATGAACGAGAAACCCAAAGTGGAGGAGAAGGTCGAGGAGCAGAAAAACGAGGTTCCGGAAGTGACTCCAAAGCTCCCCGATACCCGGGAAGGAAAGCTTGTCGCGGAGGTGCTTGAAAAGGCACCCTACGCCGAGGGTAGCGTAAGGAGGAGAAAGCGCGTTGAGTTCAAGGTCCCCGCTGAGAGGATAAAGGAGTTCCTCGAGCTCGCCAGCGAGAAGTTTGAGATGCTCATTCAGATAAGCGTCGTCGACTGGCTCAAGGAGGGTGAGTTCGAGCTCGTCTACCAGCTCTGGAGCGTCAGTGAAAGCGTCCACGCCTTCGTGAGGACGAGGATACCCAGGGAAAACGCAAAGATGCCCACCGTCATGGATATCTGGCCTGTTGCCGAGACCTACGAAAGGGAGGCACACGAGTTCTTCGGCATAATATTCGAGGGCAACCCGAGGCTCGGTCCGTTCATCCTCGAGCCGAGGGAGTACGAGAAGCACCCGCTCAGAAAGGACTTCAATATGATAGGCTACGTCAAGACGATCTACGGCGAGGATTTTGACAGATACGACGAGAGCAAGACCAATTACGTGATATGA
- a CDS encoding NADH-quinone oxidoreductase subunit B family protein, with amino-acid sequence MSERKNDEFINYELQEFKLFEPLFKWARKKSLWIVAFCTGCGGIEMPPLATARYDFERFGIMPNPAPRMGDLFLITGYVTPKTLKRIIITYEMMQDPKYILIHGSCPINGGVYWDSYNVVKQFDKYLPVDVAIAGCMPRPEAVMDGIMEIMRKIEDGTADGWKRYRENYEYYRKNQDELFGEGWREKDARRWLAWI; translated from the coding sequence ATGAGCGAGAGAAAGAATGACGAGTTCATAAACTACGAGCTCCAGGAGTTCAAGCTCTTCGAGCCCCTGTTCAAGTGGGCCAGGAAGAAGAGCCTCTGGATAGTGGCCTTCTGTACCGGGTGCGGCGGTATCGAGATGCCGCCGCTGGCCACTGCTCGCTACGACTTCGAGCGCTTCGGAATAATGCCCAACCCGGCACCGAGGATGGGTGACCTATTCCTCATCACGGGCTACGTAACGCCAAAGACCCTCAAGAGGATAATCATAACCTACGAGATGATGCAGGATCCAAAGTACATCCTCATACACGGCTCCTGCCCGATAAACGGTGGGGTTTACTGGGATTCCTACAACGTGGTCAAGCAGTTCGACAAGTACCTGCCGGTTGACGTGGCAATAGCGGGCTGCATGCCCAGACCCGAGGCGGTTATGGACGGAATAATGGAGATAATGCGCAAGATAGAAGACGGAACTGCAGATGGCTGGAAGCGCTATAGGGAGAACTACGAGTACTACAGGAAGAACCAAGACGAGCTTTTCGGTGAAGGATGGCGCGAGAAGGACGCCAGGAGGTGGCTGGCATGGATATGA
- a CDS encoding respiratory chain complex I subunit 1 family protein: MLDWKLILEVIGMLIYATFMGFIFMGIERKAMARIQRRVGPPIYQPIIDTLKLLGKKESVTHGFIYDFGPVFALGASIAALLFIPLAGFRLFSANADLIVVAYLLEVPMLGIMLGAMSSGNPYSAVGVQRGLLTMVAMQLPYGLALIAIIQHWGTFKLNELVSLQQAHGWSILVPALFVAMIVFDIVFQAMLGLEPFDIITAPAEISMGPMVEYGGKHAALLFTQHAVQLFAETAFFVVLFLGGASNLLELLIKQIAVLFIAIFVASIYPRFTIDQAAKFFWKWPTILGIIAVLLTM; the protein is encoded by the coding sequence ATGCTTGACTGGAAGCTCATCCTGGAAGTCATAGGAATGCTGATATACGCCACCTTCATGGGCTTCATCTTCATGGGCATTGAGAGAAAGGCCATGGCAAGGATCCAGCGCCGCGTTGGACCGCCAATATATCAGCCGATAATAGACACCCTCAAGCTACTGGGCAAGAAGGAGAGCGTCACTCATGGATTCATCTACGACTTCGGGCCGGTATTCGCCCTGGGAGCCAGCATCGCAGCGCTGCTCTTCATTCCCCTCGCGGGCTTCCGCCTCTTCAGCGCCAATGCCGACCTCATCGTGGTTGCCTACCTCCTTGAGGTACCGATGCTCGGCATAATGCTCGGTGCCATGAGCTCGGGCAACCCCTACTCAGCCGTCGGTGTCCAGCGTGGTCTGCTCACCATGGTGGCCATGCAGCTGCCCTACGGTCTCGCCTTGATAGCCATCATCCAGCACTGGGGAACCTTCAAGCTGAACGAGCTGGTGTCACTCCAGCAGGCCCATGGGTGGAGCATCCTCGTTCCTGCGCTGTTCGTTGCAATGATAGTCTTTGACATAGTCTTCCAGGCGATGCTCGGCCTCGAGCCCTTCGACATAATCACCGCTCCGGCGGAAATCTCGATGGGTCCCATGGTCGAGTACGGCGGCAAGCACGCGGCACTGCTCTTCACCCAGCATGCGGTTCAGCTCTTCGCGGAGACAGCGTTCTTTGTCGTGCTCTTCCTCGGCGGAGCCAGCAACCTGCTCGAACTGCTCATCAAGCAGATAGCAGTGCTCTTCATAGCGATATTCGTGGCCAGCATCTACCCGCGCTTTACCATCGACCAGGCGGCCAAGTTCTTCTGGAAGTGGCCGACCATACTGGGAATAATAGCCGTGCTCCTGACGATGTGA
- a CDS encoding proton-conducting transporter membrane subunit: MINELLIIIFAPLIAGVIAWALDIKGVREAVGLIGAAIPLAYLAKLYSTVLNEAVNYSVTVSGFTLQFQLNTMSWYFAAVASLVGLAMALGMASTSKSSYDWLFALMSYTGVLGVFLSQDFVGFFLLWEMMTFASFMMVIRRNKHESLKYFVLSVIGAYAMLIAIGILYAKTGALDFATIRQALYIDASLGAISTAETALIFGLFLTAFGVKAGAVPLHVWAPGAYSETDQSYTAFFSGALSKAGAYGFLLLYILMGYKLYAALGTFHGHLTFAYIIAWIGAITVVVAGFLAVLQEDIRKLFAYSSVSQVGYILLAFGLGSSLGFAGGLFHVLSHAVFKGLFWLVTAAIILQTGKTQFKDMGGLAEKMPFTFAMGLIAVLSLAGIPPLAGFASKWLIYEAAISAHMPLVAGAIFLGSGIAFAYVVRFLYAVWFGQRPSDLEDVKEAPLPLLIAMAILAIPNLLFGVAPGIVTKYLNRMLGGDIVGGDYYKLVTPTGTYNALLVTIALTIGLAIAGLVYLYGAKVRKIKVTNTYQSGNPVTEEFNLSIRKNFYRPLAEALEFWLKYSWDRFYERLAGIAEDFADSLRQSFYNGNVQSYSWYLAIVLLILALWGVL; the protein is encoded by the coding sequence ATGATCAACGAACTCCTCATCATAATCTTTGCGCCCCTGATAGCTGGAGTCATAGCGTGGGCGCTCGATATAAAGGGTGTGAGGGAAGCGGTGGGCCTCATAGGCGCGGCGATACCCCTCGCGTACCTAGCCAAGCTTTACTCCACCGTCCTGAACGAGGCGGTAAACTACTCGGTTACGGTGAGTGGGTTCACCCTGCAGTTCCAGCTCAACACCATGAGCTGGTACTTCGCAGCGGTGGCCTCGCTGGTGGGCCTTGCGATGGCCCTTGGAATGGCATCAACCTCAAAGAGCTCCTACGACTGGCTCTTCGCACTCATGAGCTACACAGGCGTCCTCGGCGTCTTCCTGAGCCAGGACTTCGTGGGGTTCTTCCTGCTTTGGGAGATGATGACCTTCGCCAGCTTCATGATGGTCATCAGGAGGAACAAGCACGAGTCCCTCAAGTACTTCGTGCTGAGTGTTATCGGAGCCTATGCGATGCTGATAGCGATAGGCATCCTCTACGCCAAAACGGGAGCACTAGACTTCGCCACCATACGGCAGGCCCTTTACATTGACGCAAGCCTCGGAGCGATAAGCACCGCCGAGACCGCCCTCATATTCGGGCTGTTCCTGACAGCGTTCGGAGTTAAGGCCGGTGCTGTTCCACTCCACGTCTGGGCGCCCGGAGCTTACAGCGAGACCGACCAGAGCTACACTGCCTTCTTCAGCGGTGCCCTCAGTAAGGCGGGAGCCTATGGATTTCTCCTGCTATACATCCTCATGGGCTACAAGCTCTACGCGGCCCTTGGAACCTTCCACGGACACCTGACCTTCGCGTACATAATCGCGTGGATAGGGGCGATAACAGTAGTCGTTGCAGGCTTCCTAGCGGTCCTCCAGGAGGACATCAGAAAGCTCTTCGCCTACTCTTCCGTCAGCCAGGTCGGCTACATACTGCTCGCCTTCGGACTCGGTAGCAGCCTCGGCTTTGCCGGAGGCCTCTTCCACGTGCTCAGCCACGCGGTCTTCAAGGGCCTCTTCTGGCTGGTAACAGCTGCGATAATCCTCCAAACCGGAAAGACCCAGTTCAAGGACATGGGGGGTCTTGCTGAGAAAATGCCTTTCACCTTTGCGATGGGCCTGATAGCGGTGTTGAGCCTCGCCGGAATCCCGCCGCTGGCGGGCTTCGCGAGCAAGTGGCTCATTTATGAGGCGGCCATAAGTGCCCACATGCCGCTAGTTGCAGGTGCCATATTCCTTGGGAGCGGTATAGCGTTCGCCTACGTGGTCAGGTTCCTCTACGCGGTCTGGTTCGGTCAGAGGCCGAGCGACCTTGAGGACGTCAAGGAGGCTCCCCTGCCACTCCTGATAGCCATGGCCATACTAGCGATTCCCAACCTCCTCTTCGGTGTTGCCCCTGGAATAGTCACTAAGTACCTCAACAGAATGCTCGGAGGGGACATCGTCGGCGGTGACTACTACAAGCTCGTTACCCCCACCGGAACCTACAACGCCCTGCTTGTGACGATAGCCCTCACAATCGGCCTGGCCATAGCCGGACTGGTGTACCTCTACGGCGCCAAGGTGAGGAAGATAAAGGTGACGAACACATACCAGTCGGGTAACCCTGTCACGGAGGAGTTCAACCTCAGCATCAGAAAGAACTTCTACAGACCACTGGCCGAGGCCTTGGAGTTCTGGCTCAAGTACAGCTGGGACAGGTTCTACGAGCGCCTGGCGGGCATAGCGGAGGACTTCGCCGACTCGCTCAGACAGTCGTTCTACAACGGCAACGTCCAGAGCTACTCGTGGTACCTGGCGATAGTGCTACTCATACTCGCACTGTGGGGGGTGTTGTGA
- a CDS encoding proton-conducting transporter membrane subunit, translating into MNGQYTALLIALPLISAFFVPLLKGAGKSAIKYFLIAVTALQTGIAAWVFQWVYSTGQPIIVIAGGWRPPVGINLYFGHFAALFVLIVAAISFLMAVFSLRAIEVEPIDKYAMLFLLLMLGATGMIATGDIFNLFVFMEITAISAYALTAYNKTGEAAEASMKYIILGGIGSSFFLVGIALIYGSLGTLNMAQIAQLAATMDPTVAQVGLALIIFGLAVEAELFPLNAWAPDAYQAAPHPVTVMFSAFVVKAGLYAMARILYLMQDVGSWGSVLKLLVVLATLTVIVAELAALRQRNVKRMIAYSSIAQIGLIALALALGTQSGVDAGVFHMINHAIVKAMLFIAVGYVAMTLGGAEIENFRGLGRRMPLTAFVISVGAIATVGIPLFNIFWSKVRIILATLQVGYTWAAVLVLTASVVEAVYYFRLLHTIWFEGDGERIDENIVIGLMVLFLAALVVVIGIYPDYAWNLAQKAGNDIFNVAQYVKNVPLMGVGA; encoded by the coding sequence ATGAACGGGCAGTACACCGCTCTGCTCATAGCGCTACCCCTCATCAGCGCGTTCTTCGTGCCCCTGCTCAAGGGCGCAGGAAAGAGCGCCATCAAGTACTTCCTCATAGCGGTCACCGCACTCCAGACCGGAATAGCCGCGTGGGTGTTCCAGTGGGTTTACTCCACGGGGCAGCCGATAATCGTCATCGCCGGTGGCTGGAGGCCACCCGTTGGAATCAACCTGTACTTCGGCCACTTCGCGGCACTCTTCGTGCTCATCGTTGCAGCAATCAGCTTCCTCATGGCGGTCTTCAGCCTCAGGGCAATCGAAGTCGAACCTATAGACAAGTACGCCATGCTCTTCCTGCTCCTCATGCTCGGAGCCACTGGAATGATAGCGACGGGAGACATCTTCAACCTCTTCGTCTTCATGGAGATAACCGCAATCAGCGCCTATGCCCTAACCGCCTACAACAAGACCGGTGAAGCGGCGGAGGCCTCCATGAAATACATAATCCTAGGCGGAATCGGTTCCAGCTTCTTCCTCGTGGGCATAGCACTCATCTACGGTTCCCTCGGAACCCTCAACATGGCACAGATAGCGCAGCTGGCGGCAACAATGGATCCGACCGTCGCACAGGTGGGACTGGCGCTGATAATCTTCGGCTTAGCCGTTGAAGCGGAGCTCTTCCCGCTCAACGCCTGGGCCCCCGATGCCTACCAGGCCGCTCCGCACCCGGTGACCGTCATGTTCTCGGCCTTTGTCGTCAAGGCGGGCCTCTACGCCATGGCCAGGATCCTCTACCTGATGCAGGACGTTGGAAGCTGGGGCTCGGTTCTAAAGCTCCTAGTCGTGCTGGCGACGCTCACGGTAATCGTTGCGGAGCTCGCCGCGCTCAGGCAGAGGAACGTCAAGAGAATGATAGCGTACTCCAGTATAGCCCAGATAGGCCTCATCGCACTCGCCCTTGCCCTGGGAACCCAGAGCGGTGTTGACGCCGGCGTCTTCCATATGATAAACCACGCCATCGTGAAAGCCATGCTGTTCATCGCGGTCGGCTACGTTGCGATGACCCTCGGAGGGGCGGAGATTGAGAACTTTAGGGGACTTGGAAGGAGGATGCCGCTGACTGCCTTCGTGATTTCAGTAGGCGCCATAGCCACCGTGGGAATACCGCTGTTCAACATATTCTGGAGCAAGGTCAGGATAATACTCGCCACCCTCCAGGTGGGCTACACTTGGGCGGCTGTCCTGGTGCTCACCGCAAGCGTCGTGGAGGCCGTCTATTACTTCAGGCTGCTCCACACAATCTGGTTCGAAGGAGACGGGGAGAGAATAGACGAGAACATCGTTATCGGCCTCATGGTACTGTTCCTCGCGGCCCTCGTGGTCGTGATAGGAATCTACCCAGACTACGCTTGGAACCTTGCCCAGAAGGCCGGAAACGACATCTTCAACGTTGCCCAGTACGTTAAGAACGTGCCACTAATGGGGGTGGGAGCATGA
- a CDS encoding NADH-quinone oxidoreductase subunit K encodes MISVYYFGAIALILVGLYAILVKKNLLKILIGLSIMETGVNLLLISVGYVSGRSAPILSEGIGPNQAVDPIPQALVLTAIVIGVATTAMALSVAMLIYEKYGTLNIEEIRRLRG; translated from the coding sequence ATGATCAGCGTCTACTACTTCGGTGCCATAGCTCTCATCCTCGTAGGCCTCTACGCGATACTCGTCAAGAAGAACCTGCTTAAGATACTCATTGGACTCAGCATAATGGAGACCGGCGTGAACCTGCTCCTCATCAGCGTGGGCTACGTCTCCGGAAGAAGTGCACCCATACTGAGCGAAGGAATCGGCCCAAATCAGGCCGTTGATCCGATTCCGCAGGCTCTCGTGCTCACCGCGATAGTTATAGGCGTCGCCACCACCGCCATGGCCCTTAGCGTCGCCATGCTGATCTACGAGAAGTACGGAACCCTTAACATCGAGGAGATAAGGAGGTTGAGAGGATGA
- a CDS encoding Na(+)/H(+) antiporter subunit B has translation MLKRALAIILLLIVGYWLAQGLAGVPFGQDKMLVGQYYLDNVKQQTGAVNAVTAVVVNYRGFDTLGEVTVLFIASTGVGALLWRRKKERTARTEGSIVLTTGTRLLVPFVMLFGAYIFIHGHLTPGGGFPGGATIATAFLLLYLAFITYEIPHKGFEKTEGIAGMSYVIVGLIGLSIGGYFLFDWIWQTWNFGTENVGRLLSGGFIPIIYTIIGLKVGTELSGIIDNMLKEEVSE, from the coding sequence ATGCTCAAGCGCGCACTCGCTATAATCCTGCTCCTCATCGTGGGTTACTGGCTCGCCCAGGGTCTCGCCGGAGTTCCCTTCGGTCAGGACAAAATGCTGGTGGGTCAGTACTACCTCGACAACGTGAAGCAGCAGACCGGAGCCGTCAACGCGGTAACAGCTGTCGTCGTCAACTACCGTGGATTCGATACCCTCGGTGAGGTCACGGTTCTGTTCATAGCCTCAACCGGCGTTGGAGCGCTCCTCTGGAGGAGAAAGAAAGAGAGAACCGCAAGGACGGAGGGCTCGATAGTCCTCACCACCGGAACCAGGCTCCTCGTGCCGTTCGTGATGCTCTTCGGTGCCTACATCTTCATCCACGGACATCTCACACCGGGAGGAGGATTCCCGGGCGGAGCCACCATAGCCACCGCGTTCCTGTTGCTATACCTGGCGTTCATAACCTATGAGATACCCCACAAAGGCTTCGAGAAGACGGAAGGCATAGCCGGAATGAGCTATGTTATCGTCGGCCTCATCGGTCTCTCCATAGGCGGCTACTTCCTCTTCGACTGGATATGGCAGACCTGGAACTTCGGCACGGAGAACGTTGGAAGGCTCCTCAGCGGCGGCTTCATACCGATAATCTACACTATCATCGGCCTGAAGGTCGGCACCGAGCTCAGCGGCATAATCGACAACATGCTCAAAGAGGAGGTGAGCGAATGA
- a CDS encoding DUF4040 domain-containing protein: MNCITCIEYIIVGIMIISAVLAVEWRDLLAAAVGMAAVSLFASLLFFMLQAPDVAMTEAAIGAALSGAIFIFAIKRTQRFETEEEEKPGWWVRW, encoded by the coding sequence ATGAACTGCATAACCTGCATCGAGTACATCATAGTGGGCATAATGATAATCTCCGCGGTTCTCGCGGTGGAGTGGAGAGACCTCCTAGCGGCGGCCGTTGGAATGGCTGCGGTCAGTCTATTCGCCTCGTTGCTGTTTTTCATGCTACAGGCGCCAGACGTTGCAATGACAGAGGCAGCCATAGGCGCAGCGCTCAGCGGTGCGATATTCATCTTCGCCATCAAGAGGACCCAGCGCTTTGAGACGGAAGAGGAAGAGAAGCCCGGCTGGTGGGTGAGGTGGTGA
- the mnhG gene encoding monovalent cation/H(+) antiporter subunit G — translation MNALAAIGEVLVLLGTFFYFLSALGLIRMPDVYNRMQTSTKSATLGSLGVMVGVGIWALGTDFGSIPWLTKTIVIAVFLLLTNPISAHALIRAAYKSGIPLWEGSVVDKYREHLEAKEREEVEETPAEEGGEE, via the coding sequence ATGAATGCGTTGGCAGCCATCGGTGAAGTCCTCGTGCTGCTGGGAACGTTCTTCTACTTTCTATCAGCGCTAGGTCTTATCAGAATGCCGGACGTCTACAACAGAATGCAGACTTCAACCAAGAGCGCGACCCTTGGAAGCCTCGGCGTCATGGTGGGCGTCGGCATCTGGGCGCTCGGCACCGACTTCGGAAGCATTCCCTGGCTCACGAAGACCATAGTTATAGCCGTCTTTCTCCTGCTCACCAACCCGATAAGCGCCCACGCGCTTATAAGGGCAGCCTACAAGAGCGGCATACCCCTCTGGGAGGGCAGCGTTGTTGACAAGTACAGGGAGCACCTGGAGGCCAAGGAGAGGGAGGAAGTCGAAGAAACACCTGCTGAGGAGGGTGGTGAGGAATGA
- a CDS encoding monovalent cation/H+ antiporter complex subunit F, with the protein MIGINIYLALIAIATLLSTYRVFRGPTTVDRLVAVDIMTTITTGLMVLFALYYQRMIFLDVALVYAILAFGGVIAFARYMEGGL; encoded by the coding sequence ATGATAGGGATAAATATCTACCTCGCGCTTATAGCGATAGCGACCCTGCTCAGCACCTACAGGGTCTTCAGAGGTCCGACCACGGTTGACAGGCTCGTTGCCGTTGACATCATGACCACAATAACCACGGGGCTCATGGTTCTCTTCGCGCTCTATTACCAGAGAATGATATTCCTCGACGTTGCTCTGGTCTACGCAATACTCGCCTTCGGTGGGGTCATAGCCTTCGCACGCTACATGGAGGGAGGCCTATGA
- a CDS encoding Na+/H+ antiporter subunit E: protein MGEASRISRYLYTVIVLFLIWLFLTASLDTQELEIGLLLSLIVGAFTYEIFTTNGLANLNPKRIAYAIAYIPYFLWAMIMANLDVAYRVLHPKRPINPGIVECRTVLESDVGKLSLANSITLTPGTITLDVDGDKYFIHWIDVKDDSVEGASKNITQPFEKFLKVIFG from the coding sequence ATGGGAGAAGCAAGCAGGATAAGCCGCTATCTGTACACGGTTATCGTACTGTTCCTGATATGGCTGTTTCTAACGGCCAGTTTGGACACACAGGAACTGGAAATCGGCCTACTACTGTCGCTCATCGTCGGTGCGTTCACCTACGAGATATTCACAACGAACGGCCTCGCCAACCTCAACCCCAAGAGGATAGCATACGCAATAGCCTACATCCCCTACTTCCTGTGGGCGATGATAATGGCGAACCTCGACGTTGCCTATAGGGTTCTGCATCCTAAGAGACCGATAAATCCAGGAATCGTTGAGTGCAGGACCGTTCTCGAAAGCGACGTTGGAAAGCTCAGCCTGGCTAACTCCATTACCCTGACACCGGGAACCATAACCCTTGACGTAGACGGTGACAAGTACTTTATCCACTGGATAGACGTCAAGGACGATTCCGTTGAAGGCGCCTCCAAGAACATAACCCAGCCCTTTGAAAAGTTCCTAAAGGTGATCTTCGGATGA
- a CDS encoding radical SAM protein: MIEVRLPHTHFEDTGESIRLVWRETLYADFDKDELVRVIKRKYRVRAEITAGNGALLVNTDYPEVEKYIALYIQNNLGALLRNRYTKRKVVYIHEGMDVPLLGYNAFGLIDRGTNLIQIRGVSGCNLSCVFCSVDEGPYSRTRRLDYVVDIDYLMKWFDDVARIKGKGLEAHLDGQGEPLIYPFRVELVQALHEHPNVSVISMQSNGTLLNDRLVEELAEAGLDRVNLSIHSLDPEKAKMLMGMKNYDLQHVLDMAEALVNAGIDVLIAPVIIFGINDDEAEAFIEFARKIGAGKRWPALGFQNYIPYKFGRNPTIAKLVPFKDFYAWLRKLEEKTGIRPLVLKPKHFGMERREFIPLAFRPGEIVRAEIVLPGRIKGEMLAKARNRLIEVINTDAKVGDRVKVKIVRTRHGIYIGTEV; the protein is encoded by the coding sequence ATGATCGAGGTAAGGCTCCCCCATACTCATTTTGAAGACACTGGTGAGAGTATCAGACTGGTATGGCGCGAGACACTCTATGCTGACTTTGATAAGGATGAGCTTGTAAGGGTAATCAAGCGAAAATATCGCGTGAGGGCTGAGATAACTGCAGGAAATGGTGCCCTTTTGGTGAACACGGACTATCCTGAGGTGGAGAAATACATTGCCCTCTACATCCAGAACAACCTGGGGGCACTGTTAAGAAACAGATACACGAAACGAAAGGTGGTGTACATCCATGAGGGCATGGATGTTCCCCTTCTCGGTTATAACGCCTTTGGTCTGATTGACAGGGGAACCAACCTCATCCAGATCCGTGGCGTTAGTGGTTGCAACCTCAGCTGTGTCTTTTGCTCCGTTGATGAAGGGCCGTACTCAAGGACGCGGAGGCTCGACTACGTTGTGGACATAGACTACCTTATGAAGTGGTTCGATGATGTTGCGAGGATAAAGGGAAAAGGCCTAGAAGCCCACCTTGATGGGCAGGGGGAGCCACTGATCTACCCCTTCAGAGTGGAGCTTGTGCAGGCTCTCCACGAGCATCCAAACGTCTCTGTAATCTCGATGCAGAGCAACGGAACGCTTCTGAACGATAGGCTCGTTGAGGAACTCGCCGAAGCAGGCCTCGATAGGGTCAACCTCTCCATTCACTCCCTCGACCCTGAAAAGGCCAAGATGCTCATGGGAATGAAAAACTACGATCTTCAACACGTTCTCGACATGGCTGAAGCCCTGGTCAATGCGGGAATAGACGTCCTCATAGCCCCCGTCATAATATTCGGCATAAACGACGACGAGGCAGAGGCGTTCATCGAGTTTGCAAGGAAAATCGGCGCCGGGAAGCGCTGGCCGGCTCTCGGCTTCCAGAACTACATCCCGTACAAGTTCGGCAGGAACCCGACGATAGCAAAGCTTGTTCCCTTCAAGGACTTCTACGCATGGCTCAGAAAACTCGAGGAGAAGACCGGCATAAGACCGCTCGTCCTGAAGCCAAAGCACTTTGGAATGGAAAGGCGTGAGTTCATTCCCCTAGCCTTTCGTCCCGGGGAAATCGTCAGGGCAGAGATCGTTCTCCCGGGGAGAATAAAGGGTGAGATGCTGGCCAAAGCCAGGAACAGACTCATAGAGGTCATAAACACAGACGCAAAAGTCGGCGACAGGGTGAAGGTTAAGATCGTCAGGACGAGACACGGGATTTACATAGGGACTGAAGTTTGA
- the wecB gene encoding non-hydrolyzing UDP-N-acetylglucosamine 2-epimerase: MKPAFIFGTRPEIIKLVPVIRAFERRGVNPFLIHTGQHYDYEMSRVFLEELELDGIDYHLEVGSGTQAEQTGTAMIKIERVLMNERPDVTLVQGDTNTVLAGAISSVKLKIPVAHVEAGLRSLDRTMPEEINRILADHASEVLFAPTEEARKNLEREGITEGVYVVGNTVVDAVLQNSEMAEKKSDVLERFGLKPKEYILITAHRAENTDSRGNLRKLVEILEALPMRTIYPMHPRTRNRLKEFGLWKRISSIENLTITKPLGYLDFLRLEKNAFVIMTDSGGIQEESIILNVPCLTLRYNTERPETVKAGGNVLVGLEKERALGYLRRLMDDKEFYKRMAEAPNPFGDGKAGERIAKILLELHEKGELKVRSSRFI, translated from the coding sequence TTGAAGCCAGCCTTCATCTTCGGAACGAGGCCGGAGATAATAAAGCTGGTGCCGGTCATAAGGGCGTTTGAGAGGAGAGGCGTTAATCCCTTCCTCATCCACACGGGACAGCACTACGACTACGAGATGAGCAGGGTCTTTTTGGAGGAGCTCGAACTCGATGGAATCGACTACCACCTGGAGGTTGGCTCTGGCACCCAGGCGGAGCAAACGGGAACGGCGATGATAAAGATCGAGAGGGTCCTGATGAATGAAAGACCGGACGTAACGCTTGTGCAAGGCGATACCAACACTGTTTTAGCCGGCGCTATATCGAGCGTCAAGCTGAAGATACCCGTCGCCCACGTCGAGGCTGGACTGAGGAGCCTCGACAGAACCATGCCAGAGGAGATAAACAGAATCCTGGCCGACCATGCAAGTGAAGTTCTCTTCGCCCCGACGGAGGAGGCGAGGAAGAACCTTGAGAGGGAAGGGATAACCGAGGGAGTCTATGTGGTTGGTAACACGGTAGTTGATGCTGTTCTTCAGAACTCGGAGATGGCGGAGAAGAAGAGCGACGTCCTCGAAAGGTTTGGCCTCAAACCGAAGGAATACATCCTGATAACCGCCCACAGGGCCGAGAACACGGACAGCAGAGGAAACCTAAGGAAGCTCGTCGAGATACTCGAAGCTCTTCCGATGAGGACCATCTACCCTATGCATCCCCGCACAAGGAACCGGTTGAAGGAGTTCGGCCTCTGGAAAAGGATAAGCTCGATCGAGAACCTGACAATCACCAAGCCCCTCGGCTACCTCGACTTCCTCAGGCTGGAGAAGAACGCTTTCGTGATAATGACAGACTCAGGGGGAATACAGGAGGAGAGCATAATCCTCAACGTGCCCTGCTTAACACTACGCTACAACACCGAAAGGCCGGAAACTGTAAAGGCGGGCGGAAACGTCCTCGTTGGCCTGGAGAAGGAGCGGGCTTTGGGGTACCTCCGGAGGCTTATGGACGACAAGGAGTTCTACAAGAGAATGGCGGAGGCACCGAATCCTTTCGGCGACGGAAAGGCCGGAGAGAGGATAGCAAAAATACTGCTGGAGCTTCACGAAAAGGGAGAGCTGAAGGTCAGAAGCTCAAGGTTCATCTGA